A stretch of the Uranotaenia lowii strain MFRU-FL chromosome 3, ASM2978415v1, whole genome shotgun sequence genome encodes the following:
- the LOC129753591 gene encoding uncharacterized protein LOC129753591: MYYNLKGVFMEKIKELEEVLCITPIHKVHGFFASADCRTCEVPWDILMRRYNDSKILKRRQVRVLFSLPNVPRESPSQLQTLLEGFERSVQTLDQLVKAEDYKDLLLLEILGSRLDPSTWEDVSANKEKDKIKYLTEFLQARVKVLSCLPSNNADARRDQPQWIRKPTNRMANNASQFTTGRCIACSEDHLLHQCLAFKNLSVAERKQLIRKHSMCRNCFRRGHIAIKCPSTYVCHTLLCFHAAIRVAHSAVTETSMGQRSAERAEYAGESSSAGTTSANTARRSNSTMLLATAVVLVEDCTGFSYPARALLDSGSECNFMTETLCQRLGVQRKSINISVVGIGQANSHVKHQVSALIRSRMSSFSRKMDFLVLPKVTADLPTATVDTSNWKLPPGVNLADPSYCKSKSIDVVLGIQDFFEFFQTGNKIRLGEGLPTLTESIFGWVVSGVVDNWQNSSQTVCNTAVSQDLDEILTRFWICEKLEPLHNYSPKESRYEEQFVRTVRRGLDGRYTVSLPMDEDVFPSIGDLRDIAYRRLQSLERRLAREPQMRQQYTQFLADYLKLGHMRKIDETLDAGRVRCCLPHHPVIKESSTTTKLRVVFDALCSTCSGKSLNDILLAGPVIQDDLRSIILRSRMKQFMIIADVEKMFRQIHISDADKPLQSILWRENPTEEVQTYEFTTVTTQLDNNNSSER, translated from the exons ATGTACTACAACCTCAAGGGCGTGTTCATGGAAAAAATTAAGGAGCTTGAGGAGGTCCTCTGCATCACACCAATCCACAAGGTTCATGGATTCTTCGCTTCTGCCGACTGTCGAACATGTGAA GTCCCCTGGGACATCCTCATGAGGCGTTACAACGATAGCAAGATTCTGAAGCGAAGGCAGGTCCGCGTGTTGTTCAGTCTACCAAATGTACCAAGGGAATCCCCGTCTCAGCTACAAACCCTCCTGGAAGGTTTTGAGCGTAGTGTTCAAACGCTGGATCAGCTGGTGAAGGCAGAGGATTACAAAGACCTACTTTTGCTGGAAATCCTAGGTTCCAGATTAGATCCAAGTACATGGGAAGATGTATCTGCAAACAAGGAGAAGGACAAGATCAAGTATCTTACGGAGTTCCTCCAGGCACGAGTGAAGGTATTGAGCTGCTTGCCCTCGAATAACGCCGATGCAAGAAGAGATCAACCGCAATGGATTCGGAAGCCCACAAACCGGATGGCCAACAATGCTTCGCAGTTTACCACAGGCCGATGTATTGCATGCTCGGAAGACCATCTTCTCCATCAATGTCTGGCTTTCAAGAATTTGTCGGTTGCAGAGAGGAAACAACTGATTCGAAAACACAGTATGTGCAGGAACTGTTTTAGACGAGGTCATATCGCAATAAAGTGTCCGTCAACATACGTTTGTCACACTTTGCTATGTTTTCACGCCGCGATTAGAGTCGCACATTCTGCCGTCACTGAAACTTCCATGGGGCAACGAAGTGCTGAGCGGGCCGAGTACGCTGGGGAATCATCGTCAGCCGGAACTACATCTGCAAACACAGCTAGGAGGTCCAACTCAACAATGCTATTGGCTACAGCTGTCGTCCTGGTAGAAGATTGTACTGGATTCAGTTATCCGGCCAGAGCGCTTTTGGACTCCGGTTCTGAGTGTAACTTCATGACAGAAACACTTTGTCAACGGTTGGGGGTACAGCGGAAATCAATAAATATCTCGGTAGTTGGTATTGGTCAAGCAAACAGCCACGTCAAGCACCAGGTTTCAGCTTTGATTCGATCCAGAATGTCCAGCTTTAGCAGAAAAATGGATTTTCTCGTCCTTCCTAAGGTTACAGCTGATCTTCCTACAGCTACCGTCGATACTTCCAATTGGAAACTTCCACCAGGAGTTAATCTTGCCGATCCATCCTATTGTAAATCCAAGTCTATTGATGTAGTTCTTGGAATACAGGACTTTTTTGAGTTCTTTCAAACCGGAAACAAAATTCGACTAGGAGAGGGACTGCCAACGCTGACCGAATCGATATTTGGATGGGTGGTATCTGGAGTTGTAGACAACTGGCAGAATTCTTCGCAAACCGTATGTAACACCGCTGTTTCACAAGATTTAGATGAAATCTTAACTCGATTTTGGATTTGTGAAAAGCTGGAGCCTCTTCACAATTATTCGCCTAAGGAGTCGCGCTATGAGGAGCAATTTGTGCGCACGGTGCGCAGAGGATTGGATGGCAGGTACACTGTGAGCCTTCCCATGGATGAAGACGTATTTCCAAGCATTGGCGATTTAAGGGATATCGCTTACCGACGTCTTCAAAGCCTAGAGCGTCGACTGGCAAGGGAGCCACAGATGCGCCAACAGTATACCCAATTTTTAGCCGACTATCTGAAGCTTGGGCATATGCGGAAGATAGATGAGACCCTAGATGCAGGACGAGTACGCTGTTGTTTACCGCACCATCCGGTGATTAAGGAATCGAGCACTACCACCAAACTTCGAGTTGTATTCGACGCTTTGTGTTCGACATGCAGTGGCAAGTCACTCAACGATATTTTACTAGCGGGACCGGTAATCCAGGATGATCTCCGGTCAATCATCCTAAGAAGCCGAATGAAGCAGTTCATGATCATAGCTGacgttgaaaaaatgtttcgacAAATTCACATTAGCGATGCAGACAAACCCTTGCAGAGTATTTTGTGGCGAGAAAATCCAACCGAGGAAGTTCAAACATACGAATTTACCACCGTAAC AACACAACtcgacaacaacaacagcagcgaACGGTAA